One Pseudomonadota bacterium DNA segment encodes these proteins:
- a CDS encoding GAF domain-containing protein gives MTQQDVLNISLQDWEQTFDAITDFVSVLDREFRILKVNRALAEFLKTTPEKLIGRHCYEIMHGRTSNWDGCPHERMLIEKRPVTLEVDDPYIGVPLLVTASPIFNDNGDLIGSVHVATDVSFLKTMQNNLTIRNRQMEALNNLSRQAIRNHRLSEVIPVALAGIEKACSPDLTLFYLKKGQWLELHGVLPENSENLNEKKLVGECLCGLAAEEGTPVFSNDIHQDGRCTLSECKDAGMRSFAALPLVLDGSIIGVIGMASRAERDFSVERPFLEILTATVSVVCQNSFLIEKLEEQSGLLEDKVSERTEELEKRNSELERLNRLFVDRELRMLSQGKNQGAGAEGERRER, from the coding sequence ATGACACAGCAAGACGTCCTCAACATATCATTACAGGATTGGGAACAAACATTCGACGCCATCACCGACTTCGTCTCGGTCCTTGACAGGGAATTCCGCATTTTGAAGGTCAACCGTGCCCTGGCCGAATTTCTCAAAACGACTCCGGAAAAGCTCATTGGAAGGCACTGTTATGAGATCATGCACGGGCGCACCTCCAACTGGGACGGTTGCCCGCATGAGCGCATGCTGATTGAAAAACGGCCTGTCACCCTGGAGGTGGATGATCCCTATATCGGCGTTCCTCTCCTGGTGACAGCATCACCCATTTTTAACGACAACGGTGACCTTATCGGGTCGGTTCACGTTGCAACGGATGTTTCATTTCTGAAAACCATGCAGAATAACCTGACCATCAGGAACCGGCAGATGGAGGCGTTGAACAATCTGAGCCGTCAGGCCATAAGAAATCACAGGTTGAGTGAAGTTATTCCCGTGGCATTGGCCGGCATCGAAAAGGCCTGCTCGCCTGATCTCACCCTTTTTTATCTGAAGAAGGGGCAGTGGCTGGAGCTTCATGGAGTTCTTCCGGAAAATTCGGAAAATCTGAATGAAAAAAAGCTGGTTGGCGAATGTCTCTGCGGTCTGGCAGCGGAAGAGGGCACGCCTGTCTTTTCAAATGATATTCACCAGGATGGACGCTGCACCCTCTCGGAATGCAAGGACGCGGGCATGCGTTCTTTTGCGGCCCTGCCGCTGGTGCTGGATGGGTCCATCATCGGCGTGATCGGCATGGCTTCCAGGGCGGAACGGGATTTTTCCGTTGAGCGACCGTTTCTGGAAATCTTGACGGCAACCGTCAGTGTGGTCTGCCAGAATTCTTTTTTAATCGAAAAGCTGGAAGAACAATCCGGGCTGCTGGAAGATAAAGTCAGTGAACGCACCGAGGAGCTTGAAAAGAGGAACAGCGAACTGGAAAGGCTGAACAGACTTTTTGTGGACCGGGAACTTAGAATGCTATCTCAAGGAAAAAATCAGGGAGCTGGAGCGGAAGGAGAAAGGCGTGAGCGATAG